One Rhizoctonia solani chromosome 1, complete sequence DNA window includes the following coding sequences:
- a CDS encoding ribonuclease T2 family, producing MDVKDETKIQDFHFQQWFGGIAPDPNILSPTETQDQGLQVTDDADDHADEMWNDPPDLFEHTPEDSPSESFEAPHATQQVHQFSHSEPIAPRPAHDPPQTRPAQPEVQMYTMQANSPPAAANGHQQINTPQPYYPNGAAYSTPMPQYTMTANHQTPNAPPNNAAYNTQYMTYAPSPHHVWQANNGVVYQPNGQNRPISEPPVDSILANHAASPPPPQATPPIYAHPQYTNSPVSAGSHQPLPPQQGNYGYTWTPEQLQMIQQQRQQRQPAEIQSMPHVPSPAPAQPPYRATVQPISQMQHRVQQAQSASPITMSPTMMHMGNSPVPFTGQYQDMFSVGTPAFVQAQHSSSNPAGINPQALSQPPVVKQPKLQQVDTIHLYKQYMQPQMMDAAPAETAKKLIKLLTAEDTPETDPQTRLWLLTRIRDGAGKEFFKTWANDADAMFLIKEWLRSATPSKDGKTEGGNNPLEWQETIMPLLQVIDRLPLGINQLRKSKIGSNILKLAKNPPNGGKRSTPNPTSTPSVCAKAAGILAKSVHLQNVVSIRDLASTLENRYRSLVDSHQATSSEDGKPAAGKRTEADMRGVKRKSETPPTKSGAPAKRAAITPTPSPAALVAQRLIAQKKEKEKETRAAAGTVTKETKSDSSFFTDTKPKPAPVKRVLPSFTKKSASTPASDVAQPSSHNTFEEALAHLGVKPKAGTPTAPEAMEGVAHSASRAPSISLEPNKKRKRVTFKPEEHLVEVRWIEKAIYDDDPDAFGAHHSVRDLDRDEGAAMHKQLVFEELIDWTEPIALVLSDVQLPERGLQSEEAHIQAEREKTALLAHYQPGAIPPWPTEIPVPNVDDSQTKIMLAGEDIDSLSEKPASVAELLAKIKAPAPTAETPAPPPMFESLKDLGIDPSTFTQMLQQHNIAPVIHPAEQAPAQPPTQPRHGSDWTGDRTEGGWNEHGPSGYDYEHSHRSRFDDRGRGRPLRGRGRGGRPDTDRGQKVCYFYPLGNALISIVLGSSLAVSAFPSDDLDLVSGVPKLTTLGAKCGKSASISCRNTTVQEDLCCFNAPGGQFLLTQFWDFSPAVGPKDSWTIHGLWPDHCDGSYDANCAPERELFNITTVLEQSGQQKLLKYINQYWLNNNGTNEEFWEHEYNKHGTCISTLEPQCFKKSSKNQFPELVTYMTKTVELFQDLPTYKWLKAKGIVPSTTTTYTLAQIQQAVAAKTGFIPTVGCNKQGYLSEMWYHYVVQGSVGTGKFIHSAPDGPKSSCPETVSVVRIFAENLMPITTPQQLVDEYKRSGAFDLLRKKLLTEFQNTKSHEKFLERVDDIARDKLKDDVHLAYKKRDKLHEETMIELERYPLWERALNDAKSEILERRPFYLAVDEDLSRILQTEKLNMQARGVPIIWRPGSGLKPSTPQPPAPMEPPPPPPPPPSGTPPPVPPPPTAVPPVPRYPFWGYPGMPFQGYPGAPMGGYGMYRGYYGYPDPSMYGYPGAQQFPNGYPPPPNGIPTPPPPRLQEYTHQRQHHPRLPLLEDTRGKGKKGKKQDDDEYWDNIGESVAANPLASSSAKDDAPTQSKGFGALDVADLDIDENEDFGGLMSAIKASTGKKKDKKKNKKGAEPVDDVPAEANGDDDTGKKGKKKGGAKAEEKDEAEDEPPAAEETVTETKAAPPAQTPAAADGGDDEDGDGEEGGKLLTKKEKEKLKKEKEKAAKKKAAAEGEGEPSETPAAAPTPAPAAPAPKADEEKEEDEEDEGGEAGGGAGKKKKKKKKPAEKKEPEPKKKAGGGIAALRALMEKQKQAEEEARRKEEEEQRRIEEEERKREEEEKRKEEEKQRRKEKEKAKKDQLRKEGKLLTAKQKAEKQAAEIRRQALLQSGVKIEGLQSGGAGGAPKKVVYGNKKKKQAPGPKDTSTVASSERAPSPPPEPARASPEVAPENAAKDDWDASSDEDPAVVETKPTTAPEVKDDWDASSEEEAPAKPEPKAQTAAKEAPAPASKPKSAPATKPAPATKPTPGGKAAPQKAPQKTTTKKPASESSSSSSSEESSSSDDSSDSSDSDSEDDSSDDSEEMTAVQRQAAQRKAEASQRRARRMEEAMAARSKDNLRSPICCILGHVDTGKTKLLDKIRQTNVQEGEAGGITQQIGATYFPVDAIKQKTAVLNTDGSFDYKIPGLLIIDTPGHESFTNLRSRGSSLCNIAILVVDIMHGLEPQTLESLRLLRDRKTPFIVALNKIDRLYGWEATPDNSFLDSLSKQKPSVQREFESRLNSTILAFSEQGLNSVPYYDNKNFARNVSLVPTSAITGEGVPDMIMLVVKLTQQRMAESLMYISELECTVLEVKVIEGLGTTIDVVLSNGYLREGDKIVVCGLNGPIVTQVRALLTPQPLREMRIKSAYVHHKEVKAALGVKIAAPDLEKAIAGSRLLVVGPDDEEDDLKDEVMSDLTTLLNSIDKSGRGVCVQASTLGSLEALLEFLRVSQIPVSGINIGPVHKRDVMRSATMLEKAKELACILCFDVTVDKEAERLAEELGIRLFKADIIYHLFDAFTAYNAEIMEAKRRDAAPIAVWPCRLKILACFTKRDPIILGCDILDGSLRVGTPLCVVKTDPSGKKETVSLGKVTSLEINHKPFEVVKKSQVGAGVAVKIEHAVYESAKMFGRHFDDKDEVYSMVSRQSIDVLKETFRKDVSMEEWHLIKGLKTLKHHEKKLLKKVDFLNWKSDANHRELKVMRRYHVQDREDYTKYARLVGSVRQMAHRLSLLPAQDPFRHRMEDQLLNKMYDMGVLNLGTKLSDIEAKITVSSFCRRRLAVIVCRSKMAETVSAAVKFIEQGHIRVGPDTITDPAFLVTRHMEDYVTWVDTSKVKRTIMQYNDELDDFDML from the exons ATGGATGTCAAGGACGAGACCAAGATTCAAGACTTTCACTTTCAACAGTGGTTTGGGGGCATCGCACCGGATCCCAACATCTTGTCCCCAACGGAAACACAGGACCAGGGACTCCAAGTAACAGACGATGCTGATGACCACGCGGACGAAATGTGGAACGACCCTCCGGACCTATTCGAACACACGCCAGAGGACTCGCCCAGCGAGAGCTTTG AAGCCCCACATGCGACCCAACAAGTGCATCAGTTTAGTCATTCCGAACCTATCGCACCCCGACCCGCACACGACCCGCCTCAGACTCGGCCTGCACAACCCGAAGTGCAAATGTACACTATGCAGGCCAACAGTCCGCCTGCGGCCGCCAACGGGCACCAGCAAATAAATACTCCTCAGCCATACTATCCCAATGGAGCCGCTTATTCGACACCCATGCCTCAGTACACGATGACGGCAAACCACCAAACCCCTAATGCTCCTCCCAACAATGCCGCCTACAACACTCAATACATGACATATGCCCCTTCTCCGCACCATGTATGGCAGGCCAACAACGGGGTAGTTTACCAACCCAACGGCCAGAATCGACCGATTTCTGAGCCACCTGTTGACTCAATCTTAGCGAATCATGCGGCCTCTCCTCCGCCACCGCAAGCGACACCTCCGATATATGCCCATCCTCAGTATACCAATTCTCCAGTTTCTGCGGGCTCGCATCAGCCTCTGCCACCTCAGCAAGGAAACTATGGCTATACTTGGACACCTGAACAGCTCCAGATGATACAGCAGCAACGGCAACAACGGCAACCTGCAGAGATACAGTCTATGCCTCATGTTCCATCTCCCGCACCAGCCCAGCCACCTTATCGGGCAACCGTTCAGCCAATTTCGCAGATGCAACATCGGGTTCAACAGGCACAGAGCGCAAGTCCGATAACCATGTCGCCAACGATGATGCATATGGGTAATTCGCCAGTGCCGTTCACCGGCCAGTACCAGGATATGTTTAGTGTTGGGACGCCGGCATTTGTTCAAGCGCAACATTCCTCCAGTAACCCTGCGGGCATTAACCCCCAGGCGCTTTCGCAGCCCCCGGTAGTTAAACAGCCAAAACTTCAGCAGGTTGATACAATTCATCTGTATAAGCAGTACATGCAGCCGCAGATGATGGACGCGGCCCCAGCTGAGACCGCAAAGAAACTAATAAAGCTTTTGACCGCAGAAGATACTCCCGAAACGGACCCTCAGACTCGACTATGGCTGCTGACTCG AATTCGCGACGGTGCGGGCAAGGAGTTCTTCAAGACTTGGGCAAACGACGCGGATGCTATGTTTCTCATTAAAGAATGGCTACGCTCTGCGACGCCTTCGAAGGACGGCAAAACTGAAGGAGGTAACAACCCTCTGGAATGGCAGGAGACCATCATGCCGCTTCTGCAG GTCATTGATCGGCTTCCGCTTGGAATCAACCAATTGCGGAAATCCAAGATTGGATCAAACATATTGAAACTAGCCAAAAACCCGCCAAACGGAGGTAAGCGTTCTACCCCTAACCCCACCTCAACCCCGAGCGTTTGCGCAAAAGCAGCCGGCATACTCGCCAAGTCGGTACACTTGCAGAATGTTGTTT CCATTCGAGATTTGGCGTCAACGCTCGAAAATCGATACCGGTCCCTCGTGGATTCGCACCAGGCAACTTCCTCAGAGGATGGAAAGCCTGCGGCAGGAAAGCGGACAGAGG CCGATATGCGCGGAGTTAAACGTAAGTCGGAGACACCTCCGACAAAGTCCGGCGCTCCCGCCAAAAGAGCCGCTATCACCCCTACACCGTCTCCGGCGGCTCTTGTGGCCCAGCGCCTGATAGCacagaaaaaagaaaaagaaaaagaaacgCGTGCTGCGGCCGGAACGGTGACCAAAGAGACCAAGTCGGACTCGTCCTTTTTCACGGACACAAAGCCAAAACCTGCACCAGTCAAACGTGTGCTCCCGAGCTTTACAAAGAAGTCTGCGTCGACCCCTGCTTCAGATGTTGCCCAACCCTCGAGCCACAATACGTTCGAAGAGGCGTTGGCGCATCTGGGTGTTAAACCTAAAGCGGGCACACCAACAGCCCCCGAAGCGATGGAAGGTGTCGCTCACTCCGCATCTCGTGCGCCGTCAATATCGCTAGAACCCAATAAGAAGCGCAAGCGGGTGACGTTCAAGCCCGAGGAGCATTTGGTCGAGGTCAGATGGATTGAAAAGGCGATATACGATGACGACCCGGACGCG TTTGGGGCTCATCATAGTGTACGCGATCTGGATCGAGATGAGGGTGCTGCTATGCATAAACAATTAGTCTTTGAAGAACTGATTGATTGGACGGAGCCAATCG CGCTTGTCTTGTCAGATGTTCAACTGCCAGAACGTGGCTTGCAAAGCGAAGAAGCACATATTCAAGCGGAGCGAGAAAAGACGGCGCTCCTTGCGCATTACCAGCCAGGCGCGATTCCACCATGGCCGACGGAGATCCCGGTGCCCAACGTTGACGATTCGCAGACAAAGATAATGCTGGCTGGAGAAGACATAGACTCGCTGTCTGAAAAACCTGCGTCTGTCGCCGAGTTACTCGCAAAGATTAAAGCGCCCGCTCCTACTGCGGAAACGCCTGCACCACCCCCAATGTTTGAAAGTCTGAAAGATCTAGGGATCGATCCCAGCACGTTCACACAAATGCTTCAGCAACATAATATTGCGCCCGTAATCCATCCGGCCGAACAAGCGCCTGCACAACCACCCACGCAACCACGCCACGGTTCTGACTGGACTGGCGATAGGACGGAGGGTGGATGGAATGAGCACGGCCCCTCTGGTTACGATTACGAGCATAGCCACCGATCAAGGTTTGACGACCGAGGCCGAGGGCGACCACTTCGTGGGCGGGGTAGAGGAGGTAGGCCTGATACTGATCGCGGCCAGAAGGTCTGCTACTTCTACCCACTTGGAAA TGCGCTCATTTCTATCGTACTTGGAAGCTCCTTGGCTGTGTCAGCCTTCCCGTCCGATgacttggacttggtcaGTGGTGTACCAAAGTTGACCACGTTGGGAGCAAAATGCGGCAAGTCGGCGTCCATCTCGTGTCGCAACACTACCGTTCAGGAGGATCTCTGCTGCTTCAATGCACCTGGGGGCCAGTTCCTTTTGACCCAG TTCTGGGATTTTAGCCCCGCTGTCGGACCTAAGGATTCATGGACCATCCAT GGACTGTGGCCCGACCACTGCGACGGGTCTTACGATGCGAACTGTGCACCGGAACGGGAGCTTTTCAACATCACTACAGTCCTTGAGCAGAGCGGTCAGCAAAAACTTCTCAAGTACATAAACCAG TACTGGCTTAACAACAATGGTACGAATGAGGAATTCTGGGAGCACGAGTATAATAAGCACGGCACTTGCATTAGCACCCTTGAGCCTCAGTGCTTCAAAAAGTCGAGTAAGAACCAGTTCCCGGAGCTCGTTACGTACATGACGAAAACGGTCGAGTTGTTCCAA GATCTCCCCACCTACAAATGGCTCAAGGCCAAGGGAATTGTTCCGAGCACTACTACCACATACACCCTCGCTCAAATCCAACAGGCTGTTGCCGCTAAAACC GGGTTTATTCCCACTGTCGGCTGCAACAAGCAGGGATACCTGTCCGAAATGTGGTACCACTATG TTGTCCAAGGCTCTGTGGGCACCGGAAAGTTTATCCACTCTGCGCCTGATGGCCCAAAGAGCTCCTGCCCTGAGACTG TCTCAGTGGTGAGGATATTCGCGGAAAATTTGATGCCAATCACAACTCCTCAGCAACTCGTCGACGA ATACAAACGGTCCGGCGCCTTTGATCTCCTTCGAAAGAAGTTATTGACCGAGTTTCAGAATACG AAATCGCATGAAAAATTCCTGGAACGCGTGGATGATATTGCCAGGGATAAGTTAAAGGATGACGTTCACCTTGCCTACAAGAAGCGCGACAAGTTACATGAAGAGACTATGATAGAGTTGGAAAG GTACCCTCTCTGGGAGCGTGCGTTAAATGACGCCAAGTCGGAAATACTGGAGAGGCGACCCTTTTACCTGGCTGTCGACGAAGATTTAAGCAGGATACTGCAAACAGAAAAGCTCAATATGCAAGCACGCGGAGTTCCTATAATATGGCGAC CTGGTTCGGGTTTAAAACCAAGTACACCTCAGCCTCCGGCTCCTATGGAACCTCCACCgccgcctccacctccaccatctGGGACACCTCCCCCAGTACCTCCACCCCCGACTGCAGTACCTCCAGTGCCCCGGTATCCTTTCTGGGGCTACCCAGGTATGCCCTTTCAAGGTTACCCGGGTGCTCCTATGGGAGGATATGGGATGTATAGGGGATATTATGGGTACCCGGATCCATCTATGTATGGATACCCCGGAGCACAACAGTTTCCCAATGGCTATCCCCCTCCTCCAAATGGGATACCAACTCCGCCCCCGCCCCGCCTCCAGGAATATACGCACCAACGCCAACACCACCCCCGCCTCCCCCTCCTGGAGGATACCCGA ggcaagggcaagaaggGCAAGAAGCAGGATGACGATGAGTACTG GGATAATATCGGCGAAAGTGTCGCTGCGAATCCGCTTGCATCGTCGTCTGCAAAGGACGATGCACCGACTCAATCGAAAGGATTCGGCGCGCTCGATGTCGCCGACCTAGATATTGACGAGAACGAGGACTTTGGTGGCTTGATG TCTGCCATTAAAGCCTCGACGGGAAAGAAAAAGGATAAAAAGAAGAATAAGAAAGGCGCAGAGCCTGTGGATGACGTTCCGGCGGAAGCCAACGGGGATGACGACACCG GCAAAAAGGGAAAGAAGAAGGGAGGGGCTAAGGCTGAAGAGAAGGACGAGGCCGAAGACGAGCCACCTGCTGCGGAGGAAACGG TGACCGAAACCAAGGCGGCTCCACCAGCTCAAACTCCTGCGGCAGCTGATGGCGGGGACGACGAAGATGGCGATGGCGAAGAGGGCGGCAAACTGTTGACAaagaaggagaaggagaagctcaagaaagaaaaggagaAG GCTGCGAAGAAGAAAGCTGCTGCTGAAGGCGAGGGCGAGCCATCGGAGACACCGGCCGCAGCACCTACGCCGGCACCTGCCGCGCCCGCTCCCAAAGCGGATGAAGAGAaagaggaagacgaggaagatgaaGGTGGGGAGGctggtggaggggcaggcaagaaaaagaagaaaaagaagaagccTGCTGAGAAAAAGGAGCCTGAGCCTAAGAAGAAAGCGGGCGGAGGTATTGCAGCCCTACGAGCGCTAATGGAGAAGCAAAAGCAAGCCGAAGAGGAGGCGCGACgaaaggaggaggaagaacagaG GCGCATTGAAGAGGAGGAGAGGAAgcgggaggaggaagagaagaggaaggaagaagaaaagCAACGGCGCAAGGAGAAGGAAAAG GCCAAGAAAGATCAGCTCAGGAAGGAAGGCAAGCTTCTCACAGCCAAACAAAAGGCGGAAAAGCAGGCAGCGGAAATCAGGCGCCAGGCCCTCCTTCAATCTGGCGTCAAGATCGAAGGTCTCCAAAGTGGAGGCGCTGGCGGGGCACCCAAAAAGGTTGTCTATGGAAAtaagaaaaagaaacaaGCACCTGGTCCCAAGGATACCTCGACCGTCGCATCATCTGAGCGTGCACCCTCCCCACCTCCCGAACCTGCGCGAGCTTCCCCTGAAGTTGCACCGGAGAACGCCGCAAAGGATGACTGGGATGCCAGCAGTGACGAAGATCCTGCCGTGGTAGAAACCAAGCCAACCACTGCCCCTGAGGTCAAAGACGATTGGGATGCCTcgtctgaggaagaagcaccCGCGAAGCCTGAGCCCAAGGCACAGACGGCGGCGAAGGAAGCTCCTG CCCCAGCAAGCAAACCCAAATCCGCCCCTGCCACTAAACCCGCTCCTGCCACCAAGCCCACTCCTGGAGGTAAGGCAGCTCCTCAAAAGGCTCCCCAAAAGACTACCACGAAGAAGCCTGCGAGCgaatcttcctcttcctcatcttcGGAGGAGTCGAGCAGCTCCGATGATTCTTCTGACAGCTCGGACTCGGATTCTGAAGACGACTCGAGCGACGATTCGGAGGAGATGACGGCCGTTCAACGCCAGGCTGCTCAGCGCAAGGCAGAAGCGAGTCAACGACGTGCTAGACGTATGGAAGAAGCTATGGCGGCTAGGAGTAAAGACAATTTGCGTAGTCCTATTTGTTGTATTCTTGGTCACGTCGATACAGGAAAGACCAAGCTTTTGGATAAG ATTCGTCAAACTAATGTGCAAGAGGGTGAAGCTGGAGGTATTACTCAGCAGATTGGTGCCACATATTTCCCTGTCGATGCTAtcaagcagaagactgcCGTTTTAAACACA GATGGAAGTTTCGATTACAAGATCCCAGGTCTATTAATTATCGATACTCCGGGGCACGAGTCGTTCACCAATCTGCGATCCCGTGGAAGCTCGTTGTGTAACATTGCGATCCTTGTTGTTGATATCATG CACGGCCTCGAACCCCAAACTCTGGAATCTCTAAGGCTGCTTCGCGATAGGAAGACACCGTTTATCGTCGCGCTCAACAAA ATCGATCGATTGTATGGCTGGGAGGCTACACCGGACAATTCTTTCCTTGATTCGCTTTCTAAGCAAAAGCCGTCCGTACAACGCGAATTCGAAAGCCGACTCAATTCGACCATACTCGCGTTCTCCGAGCAAGGACTGAATTCCGTTCCGTACTACGACAACAAGAATTTCGCTAGGAACGTATCCTTAGTTCCAACCTCTGCTATCACTGGCGAAGGTGTTCCAGATATGATTATGCTCGTGGTCAAATTGACACAACAGCGAATGGCCGAGTCGCTCATGTACATCTCAGAGCTCGAGTGCACCGTCCTTGAAGTCAAGGTCATCGAAGGTTTGGGTACAACCATTGATGTGGTCTTGTCCAATGGATACTTGAGGGAGGGCGACAAGATTGTGGTCTGCGGTTTGAACGGTCCAATCGTGACGCAAGTACGTGCGTTGCTTACACCTCAACCTCTCCGAGAAATGCGAATTAAA TCCGCATACGTCCACCACAAAGAAGTCAAGGCCGCACTTGGTGTCAAGATTGCTGCTCCAGATCTGGAGAAGGCAATCGCAGGATCTCGTCTTTTGGTCGTTGGTCCTGATGACGAAGAGGACGACCTCAAGGATGAAGTCATGTCTGACCTTACGACCTTGCTCAACTCGATCGACAAGTCTGGCCGGGGCGTGTGTGTACAAGCCAGCACCCTGGGATCTCTGGAAGCGCTCTTGGAATTCCTGCGCGTCAGCCAGATCCCTGTAAGCGGTATCAATATTGGTCCCGTCCACAAGAGAGACGTTATGCGCTCGGCTACTATGTTAGAGAAGGCAAAAGAACTCGCGTGTATCTTGTGTTTCGATGTAACGGTTGATAAAGAAGCGGAAAGGCTTGCAGAGGAGCTTGGGATTCGCTTGTTCAAGG CGGATATCATTTATCATCTCTTTGATGCGTTCACTGCGTACAATGCTGAGATCATGGAAGCGAAACGACGTGACGCTGCACCCATTGCTGTCTGGCCATGCCGACTCAAGATTTTGGCCTGCTTTACCAAGCGCGATCCGATCATTCTGGGCTGCGATATCCTCGATGGGTCGCTTCGGGTCGGAACGCCCCTGTGTGTGGTGAAGACTGATCCTTCTGGGAAGAAGGAGACTGTTTCCCTAGGCAAAGT TACGTCCCTTGAAATTAACCATAAGCCGTTTGAA GTTGTCAAGAAGTCTCAGGTTGGCGCAGGTGTTGCAGTAAAGATTGAGCATGCCGTATATGAATCCGCCAAGATGTTTGGTCGTCATTTTGATGATAAAGATGAGGTATATAGCATGGTATCCCGACAGAGTATTGATGTTCTTAAG GAAACATTCCGAAAAGACGTCTCGATGGAAGAATGGCATCTGATCAAGGGACTGAAGACG TTAAAGCACCACGAGAAGAAACTCCTCAAGAAGGTTGACTTTTTGAAC TGGAAATCTGATGCAAATCACCGAGAATTGAAAGTGATGCGCAGGTATCATGTTCAAGACAGAGAAGACTACACAAA ATACGCACGATTGGTTGGCTCGGTTCGGCAAATGGCTCATCGTTTGTCCTTACTCCCAGCCCAAGATCCATTTCGCCACCGAATGGAGGACCAACTTCTTAACAAGATGTATGACATGGGTGTGCTAAATCTAGGCACGAAGCTAAGTGATATCGAGGCCAAAATTACGGTATCTAGCTTTTGCAG ACGAAGGCTTGCTGTGATCGTTTGCAGAAGTAAAATGGCAGAGACTGTTAGCGCA GCTGTCAAATTTATCGAGCAAGGTCACATTCGAGTTGGCCCGGACACCATCACCGATCCGGCATTCCTGGTGACCCG TCATATGGAAGACTATGTCACATGGGTAGATACATCCAAGGTCAAGAGGACGATCATGCAGTACAATGACGAG CTGGATGATTTCGACATGCTATAA